One genomic window of Mus caroli chromosome 12, CAROLI_EIJ_v1.1, whole genome shotgun sequence includes the following:
- the Gskip gene encoding GSK3B-interacting protein, protein MGARRMETDYNPVELSSMSGFEEGSELNGFEGADMKDMQLEAEAVVNDVLFAVNHMFVSKSLPCADDVAYINVETKERNRYCLELTEAGLRVVGYAFDQVEDHLQTPYHETVYSLLDTLSPAYREAFGNALLQRLEALKRDG, encoded by the exons ATGGGCGCTCGCAG AATGGAAACAGACTATAATCCCGTGGAGCTAAGCAGTATGTCTGGATTTGAAGAAGGCTCCGAGCTCAATGGGTTTGAGGGAGCGGATATGAAGGACATGCAGCTGGAGGCCGAGGCAGTTGTAAACGATGTCCTCTTTGCTGTCAACCACATGTTTGTCTCAAAAAGCCTGCCCTGTGCAGATGACGTGGCTTACATCAACGTGgagacaaaggaaaggaacagatactgcctggagctcacagaagCAGGGCTCAGG GTGGTGGGCTATGCTTTTGACCAAGTGGAGGATCATTTGCAAACCCCCTACCATGAGACAGTCTACTCCTTGTTGGATACTCTCAGCCCTGCCTACCGGGAAGCATTCGGAAACGCACTCCTTCAGAGACTGGAAGCTTTGAAACGAGATGGGTAG